The following proteins are encoded in a genomic region of Actinomycetes bacterium:
- a CDS encoding Bax inhibitor-1/YccA family protein: protein MESRNPVFNRSDAFSRRGYATFNETTAAASTGQLEEMYNAPPATGVQTGRMTMDDVVIKTGLMFAVLVPLAALNFYLQSPLLTWGGMIAGLVVGLVVSFKQSTNPALVLSYAGLEGLFVGGISALYEDFYDGIVGQAVLGTLAVFAVALWAYKSGRVRATPKFQRGVLIAMGGYLVFCLVNLGVVLFTGDSLRSGWMGIGIGLIAITIAAAMLILDFDFAEQGVKNGLPQRYSWLAAFGLVVTLVWLYIEFLRLIAILRGSD, encoded by the coding sequence CGTTCAACGAGACCACGGCTGCCGCGTCCACGGGGCAGCTCGAGGAGATGTACAACGCCCCGCCCGCGACCGGCGTCCAGACCGGCCGGATGACGATGGACGACGTCGTCATCAAGACCGGCCTGATGTTCGCCGTGCTGGTCCCGCTGGCAGCGCTCAACTTCTACCTGCAGAGCCCGCTGCTGACCTGGGGCGGCATGATCGCCGGCCTGGTGGTCGGTCTGGTCGTCTCGTTCAAGCAGTCGACCAACCCGGCGCTGGTGCTCTCCTACGCCGGCCTCGAGGGCCTCTTCGTCGGCGGCATCAGCGCGCTCTACGAGGACTTCTACGACGGCATCGTCGGCCAGGCGGTGCTCGGCACGCTGGCGGTCTTCGCGGTCGCCCTGTGGGCCTACAAGAGCGGCCGGGTGCGCGCGACGCCGAAGTTCCAGCGCGGCGTGCTCATCGCGATGGGCGGCTACCTGGTCTTCTGCCTGGTCAACCTCGGGGTGGTCCTCTTCACCGGCGACAGTCTGCGCAGCGGCTGGATGGGCATCGGTATCGGCCTGATCGCGATCACGATCGCCGCCGCGATGCTGATCCTCGACTTCGACTTCGCCGAGCAGGGCGTCAAGAACGGCCTCCCCCAGCGCTACTCGTGGCTCGCCGCGTTCGGTCTGGTCGTCACCCTGGTGTGGCTCTACATCGAGTTCCTCCGGCTGATCGCCATCCTGCGCGGGAGCGACTGA